One Mercurialis annua linkage group LG3, ddMerAnnu1.2, whole genome shotgun sequence DNA window includes the following coding sequences:
- the LOC126670978 gene encoding pentatricopeptide repeat-containing protein At1g30610, chloroplastic, with the protein MEMITMTNGQLGFSSLEICSLSGFKPYSSSGFLSSWRPFSVAPLSEKKMTTFGLGLRVKAVSDGDSDNGLVGGGVLGKEFEFKPSFDDYLKAMESVKSVREKKQTRKLSERNSKDELEEGNSTSMVRIARDRGELGDNVDGGIGRKDVVGYKERGAKESNVKFRGKESNAYRNGKRDVKGPTRDREQLEKRSRRTNSGSEDRHEGHFKRNHNAQVRAVVVDDVRRSGSTIGIPEIWRRKGEEDGVSSNKVGGKLVRNHTQIDKKTNGEFEEKKGLRRRTDESFLGDDKDLEVERAAFKSLEEYNDANVRPRTSKRDVEERLQQLANCLNGADINMPEWMFSKMMRSAKIKYTDHSIVRLIQILGNLGNWRRVLQVVEWLQMRERFKPLRLRYIYTTALNVLGKAQRPVEALNLFYVMQQQMSSYPDSVAYHCIAVALGQAGHLEQLFDVIDSMRSPPKKKFKTALIEKWDPRLEPNIVVYNAVLNACVQKKQWEGAFWVLQQLKQQGLQPSTATYGLIMEVMFACGKYNLVHEFFRKVQKSSSPNALVYKVLVNTLWKEGKTDEAVLAVEDMERRGIVGFAALYYDLARCLCSAGRCEEALLQIKKICKVANKPLVVTYTGLIQACLDNGNIKNAEYIFHQMKHFCSPNLITCNIMLKAYLDHGLFEDAKELFHKLTGDSNHITCEQDYKARIMPDIYTFNTMLDGCIAEKRWDDFGYVYRKMLNHRFHFNGKRHLRMILDASRAGKVEPLEMTWKHLAQTDRIPPPNLIKERFRILLEEDDYKSALACITTNPMEESPAYHKVAWLNLFKENAERIRTDTLVQLKHEVAMLIARTNPPNPVLQNLLTSCNDFLNTRVKVTESNMTEIVYTAQSQTASKS; encoded by the exons ATGGAGATGATAACCATGACTAATGGACAACTAGGCTTTTCTTCTTTAGAAATTTGTAGTTTAAGTGGTTTTAAACCGTATTCTTCATCTGGGTTTTTGAGTTCTTGGAGACCCTTTAGTGTTGCTCCATTGAGTGAGAAAAAGATGACAACTTTTGGTTTAGGTTTAAGAGTTAAGGCTGTTTCTGATGGGGATTCGGATAACGGGTTAGTGGGCGGCGGGGTTCTAGGAAAAGAGTTTGAGTTTAAGCCTTCTTTTGATGACTATTTGAAAGCTATGGAGTCTGTTAAATCTGTTAGGGAGAAGAAGCAAACGCGTAAATTAAGTGAGCGTAACTCGAAGGATGAATTAGAGGAAGGTAATAGTACATCAATGGTGAGAATTGCGAGGGATAGAGGTGAGTTGGGAGACAATGTGGATGGTGGAATAGGCCGAAAAGATGTGGTTGGCTACAAAGAAAGGGGAGCTAAAGAATCGAATGTCAAGTTTAGGGGTAAAGAAAGTAATGCATATAGAAATGGAAAGAGGGATGTGAAAGGACCGACAAGAGACCGGGAGCAATTGGAAAAACGGTCTAGAAGGACAAATTCTGGGTCGGAGGACCGACATGAAGGTCACTTTAAGAGGAACCACAATGCACAAGTGAGAGCTGTAGTAGTTGATGATGTTAGAAGGAGTGGAAGTACCATTGGCATACCAGAGATATGGCGAAGGAAGGGAGAGGAAGATGGTGTTAGTTCGAATAAAGTGGGAGGCAAACTTGTGCGGAATCATAcccaaattgataaaaagaccAATGGGGAATTTGAAGAGAAAAAAGGGTTAAGAAGAAGAACTGATGAGTCTTTCCTGGGAGATGACAAGGATTTGGAAGTGGAAAGAGCTGCCTTCAAAAGTTTGGAGGAATATAATGATGCTAATGTCAGGCCACGAACTTCAAAAAGAGACGTGGAGGAGAGACTCCAGCAGTTAGCAAACTG TCTAAATGGTGCAGATATCAATATGCCTGAGTGGATGTTCTCTAAGATGATGCGCAGTGCAAAAATCAAATATACAGATCATTCTATCGTAAGACTTATCCAGATACTAGGCAATCTGGGAAACTGGAGGCGAGTGCTACAAGTCGTTGAGTGGCTTCAAATGCGTGAACGCTTTAAACCTCTTAGGCTCAG ATACATATATACAACTGCGCTAAATGTACTTGGAAAGGCGCAGAGGCCTGTGGAAGCACTGAATCTGTTTTATGTGATGCAG CAACAAATGTCTTCATATCCTGACTCGGTAGCTTATCATTGCATCGCTGTTGCTCTTGGGCAAGCAGGACATTTAGAGCAGCTTTTCGATGTGATTGATAGCATGCGATCTCCTCCGAAGAAGAAATTTAAAACTGCTCTGATTGAGAAGTGGGACCCAAGGCTGGAACCAAATATTGTTGTGTATAATGCG GTTCTAAATGCTTGTGTTCAGAAGAAACAGTGGGAAGGTGCTTTTTGGGTTCTACAGCAGCTAAAGCAACAGGGATTACAGCCTTCTACTGCGACATATGGATTAATTATGGAG GTCATGTTTGCATGTGGCAAGTACAACTTGGTTCATGAGTTTTTTAGGAAAGTTCAGAAATCTTCCAGTCCAAATGCTCTAGTGTACAAAG TTCTTGTGAATACTCTTTGGAAAGAAGGAAAAACCGATGAGGCTGTATTGGCTGTTGAAGACATGGAACGGCGAGGTATTGTGGGTTTCGCTGCCCTTTATTATGATCTTGCTCGTTGTCTTTGTAGTGCTGGAAGGTGCGAAGAGGCTTTACTGCAG attaagaaaatatgTAAAGTTGCTAATAAGCCTCTGGTGGTAACTTACACTGGCTTGATTCAAGCTTGCCTGGACAATGGAAACATTAAAAACGCCGAGTACATCTTCCACCAGATGAAGCACTTTTGCTCCCCAAATCTTATTACTTGCAATATAATGCTGAAAGCCTATCTTGACCACGGACTGTTTGAAGATGCAAAGGAGCTTTTCCACAAGCTGACAGGAGATAGCAATCATATCACGTGTGAACAAGATTACAAGGCTAGGATAATGCCAGATATCTACACGTTCAACACCATGCTCGACGGATGCATTGCTGAGAAAAGATGGGATGATTTTGGATATGTCTATAGAAAGATGTTGAACCATAGATTCCACTTCAATGGAAAACGTCATCTTCGTATGATACTAGATGCATCAAGAGCTGGAAAG GTAGAGCCCTTGGAGATGACTTGGAAGCACTTGGCTCAGACAGATCGAATTCCGCCCCCAAATCTTATCAAAGAAAGATTTCGAATACTACTTGAGGAAGATGACTATAAGTCTGCTCTTGCCTGTATTACAACCAATCCGATGGAGGAGTCACCAGCATATCACAAGGTAGCTTGGTTGAATTTGTTCAAAGAAAATGCAGAACGGATTAGAACCGATACTCTCGTTCAGCTAAAGCATGAGGTGGCCATGCTTATCGCCAGAACAAATCCACCAAACCCTGTATTGCAAAATCTATTAACGTCTTGTAATGATTTTCTTAACACTCGTGTAAAAGTTACCGAAAGCAATATGACAGAAATTGTCTATACGGCTCAATCTCAAACGGCTTCAAAGTCGTGA